A single region of the Macrobrachium rosenbergii isolate ZJJX-2024 chromosome 5, ASM4041242v1, whole genome shotgun sequence genome encodes:
- the LOC136838600 gene encoding uncharacterized protein isoform X5: MKLCAATITVLLVGLLEPCLSFPPAADAPLSNSPNSFGALYKGSHEGEAHTLAQTNTDSRGVGSSAMQAGLAGSGKLEGAVLTGGPGGNKAAGTTRTGLSAGTGSISGGSLSSASGFGWRK, translated from the exons ATG AAGCTGTGCGCTGCCACAATCACTGTGCTGCTGGTAGGCCTCCTGGAACCGTGCCTGTCTTTCCCACCTGCTGCAGATGCCCCTCTTTCTAACAGTCCTAACAGCTTCGGAGCAC TCTATAAGGGATCTCACGAAGGGGAAGCACATACCCTTGCGCAAACCAATACCGACTCTCGAGGCGTTGGATCCTCTG caATGCAGGCTGGTCTTGCTGGCTCTGGAAAGTTAGAGGGAGCAGTTCTCACTGGAGGACCCGGTGGAAATAAAGCAGCTGGAA CCACTCGCACCGGACTTTCAGCAGGAACTGGCAGCATTTCCGGAGGATCGCTTTCCAGTGCATCAG GATTCGGCTGGCGTAAATAG
- the LOC136838601 gene encoding uncharacterized protein, which produces MLCAATITVLLVGLLEPCLSFPPVADIPLPNTPGNYGALYKGSHEGDAYTLSRTDTDSRGVGSAAMQAGLAGSGKLEGAVLTGGPGGNTAAGTYFGDLQGQGAMTADTQSYSTPTGSVSTTSTRTGLSAGTGSISGGSLSSASELNWQK; this is translated from the exons ATG CTGTGTGCTGCCACAATCACTGTGCTGCTGGTAGGCCTCCTGGAACCGTGCCTGTCTTTCCCACCTGTTGCAGATATCCCTCTTCCCAACACTCCTGGCAATTACGGAGCAC TCTATAAGGGATCTCACGAAGGGGATGCATATACCCTTTCGCGAACCGATACCGACTCTCGAGGCGTTGGATCCGCTG cAATGCAGGCTGGTCTTGCTGGCTCTGGAAAGTTAGAGGGAGCAGTTCTCACTGGAGGACCCGGTGGAAATACAGCAGCTGGAA CCTACTTCGGGGATCTGCAAGGCCAAGGGGCGATGACAGCCGACACTCAGTCCTATTCGACTCCCACGGGATCAGTCTCCACaacat CCACTCGCACCGGACTTTCAGCAGGAACTGGCAGCATTTCCGGAGGATCGCTTTCCAGTGCATCAG AACTGAACTGGCAAAAATAG
- the LOC136838600 gene encoding uncharacterized protein isoform X6 codes for MLCAATITVLLVGLLEPCLSFPPAADAPLSNSPNSFGALYKGSHEGEAHTLAQTNTDSRGVGSSAMQAGLAGSGKLEGAVLTGGPGGNKAAGTTRTGLSAGTGSISGGSLSSASGFGWRK; via the exons ATG CTGTGCGCTGCCACAATCACTGTGCTGCTGGTAGGCCTCCTGGAACCGTGCCTGTCTTTCCCACCTGCTGCAGATGCCCCTCTTTCTAACAGTCCTAACAGCTTCGGAGCAC TCTATAAGGGATCTCACGAAGGGGAAGCACATACCCTTGCGCAAACCAATACCGACTCTCGAGGCGTTGGATCCTCTG caATGCAGGCTGGTCTTGCTGGCTCTGGAAAGTTAGAGGGAGCAGTTCTCACTGGAGGACCCGGTGGAAATAAAGCAGCTGGAA CCACTCGCACCGGACTTTCAGCAGGAACTGGCAGCATTTCCGGAGGATCGCTTTCCAGTGCATCAG GATTCGGCTGGCGTAAATAG
- the LOC136838600 gene encoding glycine-rich protein 1-like isoform X1 — MKLCAATITVLLVGLLEPCLSFPPAADAPLSNSPNSFGALYKGSHEGEAHTLAQTNTDSRGVGSSAMQAGLAGSGKLEGAVLTGGPGGNKAAGTYFGDLQGQGSMTADTQSYSTPTGSVSRTSTRTGLSAGTGSISGGSLSSASGFGWRK; from the exons ATG AAGCTGTGCGCTGCCACAATCACTGTGCTGCTGGTAGGCCTCCTGGAACCGTGCCTGTCTTTCCCACCTGCTGCAGATGCCCCTCTTTCTAACAGTCCTAACAGCTTCGGAGCAC TCTATAAGGGATCTCACGAAGGGGAAGCACATACCCTTGCGCAAACCAATACCGACTCTCGAGGCGTTGGATCCTCTG caATGCAGGCTGGTCTTGCTGGCTCTGGAAAGTTAGAGGGAGCAGTTCTCACTGGAGGACCCGGTGGAAATAAAGCAGCTGGAA CCTACTTTGGGGATCTGCAAGGCCAAGGGTCGATGACAGCCGACACTCAGTCCTATTCGACTCCCACGGGATCAGTCTCCAGAacat CCACTCGCACCGGACTTTCAGCAGGAACTGGCAGCATTTCCGGAGGATCGCTTTCCAGTGCATCAG GATTCGGCTGGCGTAAATAG
- the LOC136838600 gene encoding putative per-hexamer repeat protein 5 isoform X2, translating to MLCAATITVLLVGLLEPCLSFPPAADAPLSNSPNSFGALYKGSHEGEAHTLAQTNTDSRGVGSSAMQAGLAGSGKLEGAVLTGGPGGNKAAGTYFGDLQGQGSMTADTQSYSTPTGSVSRTSTRTGLSAGTGSISGGSLSSASGFGWRK from the exons ATG CTGTGCGCTGCCACAATCACTGTGCTGCTGGTAGGCCTCCTGGAACCGTGCCTGTCTTTCCCACCTGCTGCAGATGCCCCTCTTTCTAACAGTCCTAACAGCTTCGGAGCAC TCTATAAGGGATCTCACGAAGGGGAAGCACATACCCTTGCGCAAACCAATACCGACTCTCGAGGCGTTGGATCCTCTG caATGCAGGCTGGTCTTGCTGGCTCTGGAAAGTTAGAGGGAGCAGTTCTCACTGGAGGACCCGGTGGAAATAAAGCAGCTGGAA CCTACTTTGGGGATCTGCAAGGCCAAGGGTCGATGACAGCCGACACTCAGTCCTATTCGACTCCCACGGGATCAGTCTCCAGAacat CCACTCGCACCGGACTTTCAGCAGGAACTGGCAGCATTTCCGGAGGATCGCTTTCCAGTGCATCAG GATTCGGCTGGCGTAAATAG
- the LOC136838600 gene encoding putative per-hexamer repeat protein 5 isoform X4, which yields MLCAATITVLLVGLLEPCLSFPPAADAPLSNSPNSFGAPMQAGLAGSGKLEGAVLTGGPGGNKAAGTYFGDLQGQGSMTADTQSYSTPTGSVSRTSTRTGLSAGTGSISGGSLSSASGFGWRK from the exons ATG CTGTGCGCTGCCACAATCACTGTGCTGCTGGTAGGCCTCCTGGAACCGTGCCTGTCTTTCCCACCTGCTGCAGATGCCCCTCTTTCTAACAGTCCTAACAGCTTCGGAGCAC caATGCAGGCTGGTCTTGCTGGCTCTGGAAAGTTAGAGGGAGCAGTTCTCACTGGAGGACCCGGTGGAAATAAAGCAGCTGGAA CCTACTTTGGGGATCTGCAAGGCCAAGGGTCGATGACAGCCGACACTCAGTCCTATTCGACTCCCACGGGATCAGTCTCCAGAacat CCACTCGCACCGGACTTTCAGCAGGAACTGGCAGCATTTCCGGAGGATCGCTTTCCAGTGCATCAG GATTCGGCTGGCGTAAATAG
- the LOC136838600 gene encoding putative per-hexamer repeat protein 5 isoform X3, translated as MKLCAATITVLLVGLLEPCLSFPPAADAPLSNSPNSFGAPMQAGLAGSGKLEGAVLTGGPGGNKAAGTYFGDLQGQGSMTADTQSYSTPTGSVSRTSTRTGLSAGTGSISGGSLSSASGFGWRK; from the exons ATG AAGCTGTGCGCTGCCACAATCACTGTGCTGCTGGTAGGCCTCCTGGAACCGTGCCTGTCTTTCCCACCTGCTGCAGATGCCCCTCTTTCTAACAGTCCTAACAGCTTCGGAGCAC caATGCAGGCTGGTCTTGCTGGCTCTGGAAAGTTAGAGGGAGCAGTTCTCACTGGAGGACCCGGTGGAAATAAAGCAGCTGGAA CCTACTTTGGGGATCTGCAAGGCCAAGGGTCGATGACAGCCGACACTCAGTCCTATTCGACTCCCACGGGATCAGTCTCCAGAacat CCACTCGCACCGGACTTTCAGCAGGAACTGGCAGCATTTCCGGAGGATCGCTTTCCAGTGCATCAG GATTCGGCTGGCGTAAATAG